In the genome of Megalops cyprinoides isolate fMegCyp1 chromosome 18, fMegCyp1.pri, whole genome shotgun sequence, the window TGTAACAGAATGGACCTTTGGTTAACCTATGTCCGTTTCACCATAAGCTAAGGATATACAGTGTATACAGTGATGAATTCCTTCCTCCAAATGGCAACAGCCTTGAATCCATCCAGAGCACATTTCTCATGTATTTATACTGACCCTGATCATACTTGCTGCTATTCATTCTAATTCCAAGGTTCACAGATTGGATACATGGATTATTTTTTCAGATGTTCTCTTTGGAGACCAGAAAGCTTCGCCTAAAGTGCTTGGCCTATCAAATTATTTTAGACATATCCCACAAAATTTTTATAGTATGTAATGAAGAACAGCATTTTTGCTATAATGATATTATATTACATCAATTATAATAGCCCATACTTTGTATTTGTATGAAATTTCTGCCATTGTTTTCCTTATAAATCTGTGATTGGATGAACTGTAAATACTGCAACTATACGTAAACTAAGACACCAACCGACTAGCTGTTTAAATTAGAAGCTGATACTAGTTCATTGTAGTGTTTTATGACccaccattacatttttctgtctctctttacaGTTGGATACACAATGAATGATCTCATTTTTGAGTGGCAGAAAAATGGGCCAGTCCAGGTTGCAGAAGGGCTTACCCTACCACAGTTCATCCTCAAGGATGAGTCAGATCTGCGATATTGTACCAAACATTACAATACAGGTAAGGCTGTGCTTGGCAGTTTAACCCTTCGTATTCCCACGATGGTCGTGGtgcctgaaaatgaatgatttttttatttatttattcatgtgcagaaatgcatttactgtCACTGATTGCGAGGGCTGattaagcttttttttatcCTAACCCTTTCTTTCTATATTTAGCAGATAGCCATGTTTATTCTTGTCATTGCTGTGTCAAACAGGCCTTAGAGAAGGGTAGCCATGCACATAAAATCATCTCATGAGATGTGCATTGTCCAGCTATTCCCTAGTTTCTGAGACCACACAACATGTGCACTGAAATGGGTAACATTCATCGGGTCAATGCATGTCATTCTTAAAGGCAGAGTGCTGTGCGAGACGTGGGAGGCCTCTGAATTCCCACTCTGTGGGGTATCTGCACCTGGCGCTGAAAGCTAGCCCTCATCTCTGCAGACCTCcactcttgatttttttttttctttcttaaaaggCAGGATTCATTTTTTCTGAGTAAAACAGATCTTCAGAATGTTAGACTCCAACCCATACGTGTTATATAAcgtttactttcatttttaatataattggTAAAAGTCATTtcgcttcattttttttccattataaatCAATAgaaatgaaattgatttaaatatatatcaaatacTTCAGGAGCACCCATCTGAAGTGAGTGTCTGATGATAAGAGAAAAATAACTCTCTGTAATTACACTCAGTTCCATCAGCAGATATTGAGTGTGAAAAGTATGGATTTTCTCAATATATTGTGGCACAAGAGTGTGCCATGAGACACATTTAATCTGACATGCCTTAGATGTCTGGACTAACTAATGAAATCCAATATTGCAGTTTGTGTTCCCAGAGACTGAGTCTCATCTGTTCAATACAAAACATCGGAACATCACATTCAGTGACATTTAGTAAAGTTTACACCTGCCTATAGTAAATtctatttgtaaataaatgagtgaGGTTGCACATACTGACCCACTCACAGTCGATAGGGTCAGTTTGATGTAGAAACACCTCTGGATACACTTTGGTGTAAGCACCTAAATAAATAACTAAGTAGCACATTTGCTTTAACACTAAAAAGATGGTGCTTTGGCcttaaatgtgtttgaaagcTGCCTTGGggtgttacattttaaaagacaaaaggTCCATTGTGATCTTGCAAAACTGCAACACTGATGGAGAAGGAAGACCAGAAGTTAGTCTAGCTTTTGATAAAACTATACAGATGAATATGGAGTAGCATGACTGTCCACCAAAATGGATAAGAATCTGAATGATATTCCTGTTGGTCAGAAAAGAATAAGATTATCAGCCTAAAGATATTAAGTAGagagaataatgtaataaagagagagacacagtaaCTAAACATAATGTTAGCATGCATGCTGTTGTAATTTGTCCCTATATTGTAGCATCCACACCAAAGGCAATTTCCATGCAACTTTTAAACTAAGTTTAAAGTAGGGTTAAAACAATAAAGTGAACTATTCTGATGTGTGAATAAAAGTATTACACAGATTACACTAAATGGATGCTCATTAGTATGCCCGAAAGGcagatattaaaatgtattctttgtaaatttttccctcttcttttttACATGAATTATGATTTGCAAAATTAGTTGGCTGAGTTTCTACTCCCACTTCACTGTGCCTGATGTGCTGACGATGTATGTGACTAAACCAATACAACATTAGGATAATAAGAAAGAGCTGATTGCATGAGCCTAAGTGCAAACATATTGCTCCAACTTGCAATCTCCAATCTGCCAATTCTTATGTGATTTCTGCTGCTTCAGTGGTGAAATTTAAACCCATTTTCCTCTGCCTTGTTCAATATATACATTAAACAATATAGACACACACTGGGTATATCCGTTTAAGGTGTATAGATTTCTTCATTCCCTGATGTGCCCAGGTCTTTTCATTTGATTCAAGTGAAACTAGTTTCACTTAGGCCACACTGTAAAATTGATCCTTGATTTACTCAATAATGAAATGGTTGACGTGCTGAGGTTGCGTACTTTGGGCAATGCAGAGTGGAAGATTCTGTCAGTCAGTATGTACGTATCATTTGGACTGGTATAGTAGTTTAAGGTGAAGCTGAGATCTTCAATCACATGAAATGAAGCCTTGGTCCcgttttattattactatattgTTATTGTGGCTCCACAGATTTTCTTCAGTTGTATCAGTACCTTACACACAAGAACACGCACACAAAACAAGGATTAAAACTATTAATGCATGAAAAGTCCATGTGTCAGTACTGTCACATTGGCATGTTATACTGCTTGCTTATGTTTCTAATCAACCTTGgttctgtgagtgttgttagtaCTATAGGTACTATAGCTTTATATTTCAGAAATAGACTTCCGAGGACATGTGGCATTGCAAGTAACTGCTGAAGATTTGTAAGACTGAAACAAACATCAATATAGTTCAACTTATTCATTGTATGTCTTTGTCTTTTGGCTTACAGGAAGCTGAACCTGTATGGATATGGGTTGATAtctattaaagaaaaaaacttgatttAGTCACAGCTTACTGGTCTGAATACGAGATCTTGATACAGCATATTCACACCGCTTTTCGTCCCTCCTGCCTTTGCCTCGTGCAGGCCCAGCCAATCATAAATCCGCCCAGTATGGCCTTGGGTTTTCCTAATGGTAGCACTGGGAAAATAAATTCTGCCAAATGACTCATGAAGAGAAATTGGATGCAGCCATGAGTCACAGCCCAGTTGCTGAGGTTGTGGCCGCTTCATCAGTAATTAGGGTTCGGCGGCACACATTTCATGTAATTTCCCCCCTCAGCCAGGCAGTGAAGATCCCTCTGCATGGCTGGCTGCATGCATGTTCTCTCCTAAATCAGTGACGTCTATGGACAGCACCCTCAGCTTTGGTAAATGCATTTGCTCTGTAGATCAAAAGCCTACATTGATACTATGCACTCACGGTCTCAGTAGTTGAGAGCATATTGCCTGTGATGTGAAGAACGATGCTTTATGCATACGCTGCTCACATGATCATATCTTTAAGAGATAATACACAATGCCTCCATATTGTTGACATTATATCATGCATAttctcctgcagctctttctCTTGCACGGTAGGATCTGGGATTTGCAGCACTGTGATCGCTGAGCTCATGTGACAGCCCAGTCATTCCCTACTGGCCTTTAACCCTTTAATGTCAGAGAATTCCACTGATGCAGGAAATTATTTTCCATCTCAAAGTGGAGACATGATTCACTATGACAGAATCATTTCATCTTCACAGCTAGCAATCGCTGCATTTAAACTGATACTGTGTTGACTGTAAAAATGATACTGGCTCTTTGGGCAAAAGTTGAAGAACAGCAGGAAAGTGTCTGTCGGTAGGAAACTTATTTTTGCTGAATTCAGCTCAAAAGCAGCTTTCCCCTGCGGTCCATCATGGGCCATAAGTGACAGACCACTGCAATTAGACCCTCTGGAGTGGGCAATGCTGTCAGCTTTCAGTCCCAGGTGCTGCGGGATCCCTTCAGGTCTGTGACAGAGCTGTCAGCCTGCAGCACATGGACCTCTCCACTCATACTGAGCAAACAGCCCCCGGGGGAGGAAGGGATCCAAAAAAACGGGACATCTTTTAGGAAATACGAGCATTAAactatgaaacaaaaaaaaaaaaaaaaaactcacaccCACCACAGACCCGGCTAACACAGCTAAATCACCTCCCCTGCTTTGGATTCATCTCTGTAATTActtctctgtgtatctgtgtttatttattattatgtattattatatattatataaattatatataatttattactacatttttattattttatttatttattttacttcacaTGCCACTTTTCATCTTGTCGGGATCTGTATTCAGCAAACCATCTTAAGGCTAATGCAgcattgaaaataaacaccCCCTAACCTGCGCTGAGGAATTCTCCTCTTGACTAATTTCACCTGAAGCGTGTGCTGCCACAGTAGCCTTTTTGTGCTCACAAACTAAAAATCAATCGTTGAAATTGTTGGGACCTTCTCTAAAATTCCTAAAAATGTACCcgcaagtgttttttttttctaaattggTCAAAATACAAATAGTCTTACAGTGTGAAACAGTTCAGGCCAATAAAAATTCTGAAGCATTGCAGTGAAGACTGCAGTGTTGATACTGAGCTGGTGTGGTGTGTCTTTCTAAAACCAGGGAAGTTCACTTGCATAGAGGTTCGCTTCCACCTGGAGAGGCAAATGGGATACTACTTGATCCAGATGTACATTCCAAGCCTGCTCATTGTCATCCTGTCCTGGGTTTCCTTCTGGATCAATATGGATGCCGCACCTGCCAGAGTAGCTTTGGGCATCACCACAGTGCTCACCATGACGACCCAGAGCTCTGGGTCCAGGACATCGCTTCCAAAGGTATGTAGTAATCATCTCTCCTGCGCACTCCTCTCCCAGTCCCTCCTGGTTTATCATTTATTCAGGTGTCTGTCTGCTTATGTGGCAGTCAACCATGCAAGAGAACAATACTCTTTGGGATTCACAAACAGGTGATGACTGGGGTTGTAATGCTAAAATGTCACTATTCATATGAATGTTTCATGACGAACTGAACTTTGTCCAAAAAAGTAAGTAAAACTAGTAGTGTGGTCTAAGTAAATCCTTCTGGCAAAGGCTGGCTTGGAAATTGAGGACggatttaatgaaaatgagtACTAGTGACTTACCTCTTAAGAGTCAGAGTGAAGTTTGTGAAGCGTTTTCTAAGcattttaattctgaaaatCAGAGAAACCTTTGATTCCAGCCTACGCACTTCATATACTGCAGATTGGATTTCCTTATGAAGCCACCTCATTTACCAACCTTCATTTAGTTACAGGATCAATAGAGTCTGTCAGTTCTTTTCAGTCCATTCCTAAACTGACATTAATTCACTCCAGCAATTTCCATCCGTCCCCCCCCCTGCACAATGCCTGTACATGTATTGAAAATTCATTCACAGAAATCAATTCCATCTCTGAAATAACCCTGACTCCTAATCTAGTTGATTGAGGAAAGTTACAGCTTCTGTGGTTTATGAGAAGGTCTGTGCATAGATAATATGCATGGCCTGGTAAGGTCTTTGATAGTGATGTTGCATTAATGTAGTGGACAAGATTTTAagttttcatttacttttaaacaTTTGCCTATACCTGCTATTTTCACAGATATCGTGATACATCCATCAGTTAGTAAATGCGTTTTGTAAATCTTTTGTTTAGATAAATGGATCCTTACATAAAATAGGGCAGCAgagtagcacagtggtaagcagcagggcttgtaaccgaaatgttgccagttcagttccccactggggctctgctgtacccttgggcaaggtacttcacccacaattgcctcagtgaatatccagctgtataaatgggtaacatgtaagcAATTGTAACCCttgtcgctctggataagagcgtctgcgaaatgccaataatgtaatgtaagatacATGTTGTTAAAAAGTGTGGATGGTGATatgtttcctgtatttttaCCATTTAGGTATCTTATGTTAAAGCCATTGACATCTGGatggctgtgtgtttattattcGTGTTCTCGGCCTTGTTGGAGTATGCAGCAGTCAATTTTGTCTCCAGGCAACACAAGGAGCTATTAAAATTCCATCGCAAAAGGAAGAAGAATAAGGTACATCTTCCGTTCCATGAACAATGGCAACTGAATCTTACTGCACACTACAACAGATTATCACGCACACATCAAtgcaacattaaatattacTCACCCACCACAAATGCATTGAAAAACTGAATCAAAAGCACAGATAAGAATTAAGATAATTTAAAGTAAAAgttattaatttaatgaaaagaaaaactaacTTCAGAACGCAATTTActgcaatgcatttcaaatacagTCAAGCTCAACAATGCCCTCACTTATTTGAACAAATACTGTACTTCAGCACTGGAAAACAATGCTATCTTGTGGATGCAAAGTGTCATTGCACTGTATTGACACGCACAAGGGATAAAGGTTTCAAAAAAAGGATGTTTATTTCAAAGCTAAAGCTTTGCAGGGAATCTAAAGGTCAGTGAGCCCCAGATCTGTTAgtgttttccctttctctgcGCATTAATATTGCATGTTTGTCATGCTTACACAGGAGACCATCTTTGGAATACAGATGACTAAGATCGTGTTAGGAGGTTAAAAAGGACTGGATACAGTGGCTCTGTGTCAGACAGTAGTCcatgtgtaaataaaatacaaagagGTACTGTATATCTGGTATAAAATAGGAGGTTCTACTTTATatatccttttaaaataaaaggttCTGCTTTATATACTGGTATGTTTATAGTATTATAGGTTCTATTACATTTCCTCTGTGATCTAGTATCCAAggtaaaatattattaattttaatattattattaaaattatccAACAGTAGTAAAAAAAGTGCAAATTGTTCTGCAATGATTGATACAGACTTACCcctattataatattaatattagtttATATGTTCATAAGTAGAATCTTTCAGAGCACTTATACAGTGAATAATAACTAGCAACTTTATTGTTCAGAAAACTATTTGAGTACCAACGTACATCATTGAATTAGTCTTTTGCAAATTAGTGAAATCCAGatatcattcatttcaaatgggaAACTTGAAGTACCTGTCATTCTGGTTTCATTAagagtttattatttattataaccATACCTTTTTCCTTAATTCATCACTcgattattatttttgctgttgttgactGATATTACTGGTTTTAGCTTCATAGTATTTCACATAGTGATGCTCTGCTAACTGCCAGCAGGCCATTTAGAAAAAGAGCAGACCAGACAGCTATCTTTGCACAAAATCTGTTATCTGTTTTGATGTTGTAAAGTATATTTCCTGAAGTGTTAACTTTAAGATTTGACATCAGGGAAATATGACATTCCAGAACAGCATGTATTGTATGAAattggtcacacacacacacacacacacacactcacaaacacagtgcagcCACCTCACATCTCACGAGTTAATGTACTAATTCATTGTCAGCATCAGATGCGCTGCGCACCCTGGTTAAACcccattttctgtttgcttttgctttcttttgccTTCCTGTGCTTTGATGAAAGCATGTTGATGTGGTGCTGGACCGGAATGAGAGCATTGACTCATTGCACCGTAGCAGTGGTATGAGAAGTGCTGAACCCATGTACGGATCTTTGGGTCAAATCTCCAGTGCAAATTGCAGGGTAAAATTGCCTAGCCAATGTCCTTCATGTCATTCTGTGTATTCATATCAGTTGCAGGAGGTCCAGCCATTTGTCACACTTGCTTTCATCCCATTGCTGTGTTATGTCTTCTGTTGGtcacacttttctgtttttgattgcCTGTTGCTTCTCATGTTCACAGTAGTTCATCATGCTTAGCCCTTTCGCTGGGAGATGCGGTTATGTTATCACATTTGAGTTCAAACAGAATCCTTGAACAAGGCGTATGAGGAGCAAAATCAATCACCAAGTGAGGATAGATGCAAAGATTATATCCTTCTTTGGAGatgtaaaatacataataataatacatggaGAATAtaatttttacaatatatttgtgggctgaacaacatatttctcaacaTATTACAATACTCATTTTATACAGTATTCAATTTTGTATGGATGGACAAAAGCCCTGCAGGTGCTTTCTTTTCATATCTTTTGGTACAGGTAGTTGAGTCCTACCTGCTGAGTCCAGGTAGCTAATTTACCATAAACCCACCGTGGTGAAGTTAGCCCTGGGAGACAGACCAGAATTAAGACTCTTGCCATGTAGGCAAACATTCCCTGGTGGGTGTGATGGAATCCAGTGATTATGTGAACAGTTTTGTGAACAGTGACTCTCTGCTTAGGAACTCTGGGTAACCTTCACAGGAACACCCTGAGATGTGCCTCCCCAACCAGAGATAGAGGCATGACAGAAGGgtacttaaaaaataaatgcatctgctCTAGGCATGAAAGTGCAGCTTACTTTCACTCTGAAAAATATATGGTTTGCTTGTTAACATTTTACTCTGAACTTCTGGTGTGTACTTAAAAATTGAAGCTGTATGACTAATAAGTGTTGTTAAAAGGAGTAAAGTATTGAATTGCCAGTTCAGTGTCCATTTTCAGCTCATGTGTATTGCcttcttcccttcctccctttaTTGATTCAAGTAAAAGTCTTGTCTCATTATTCTGAAGATATGTCTACCCTAACCTTTCattctattttatttcataattatgtgtgtgtctgcaccaTTTTCCCTCCACTCCTTTTTTGTGTCAATgaattttcatcattttatcattCAGTTTTGATTATTGTCTCATATTGTCTTTCATAGAATTTGTCTCTTTAtgcttttgtacattttaatgctttacTGCATGCCATTATCAAAGTTAATATCAGGCATATGGtttcagatattttcatttgcaatattttcttttttttcccaggtgtAGGGTGCATTCATTCTTCTACAAAGTGGTATAACCAATGCAAGCAAGCAATATAGGCCTGCAGTTTctgataaatacacatacattgaTTAgtttcaagaaataaataaccaCATTGTGTTGTACTCAACGCTATGACATTTTGGATAGAGGGCATTTATTTAAAGAGGCGGATGGAATTTGGTTGTAGAAAGCAGGTAGGGCAACAGCAGTAGCACAGTGCTTCACTGTAGGAGGAAGCTACATTTCCCATATTACTTGTAGAATACCCACCTTGATATGGGGCAGTGGGAATACCGAGAGAAAGCTGTCATagcctctctgtgtttgccGTTTCAGGAAGAGGACATAAGAGAGAGCAGACTGAGCTTCAGTGCCAGTGCAGGAACCCCCTGCAATACGGGAAAAGATGGGATCATTCCTAAAGCCCCCAACAGCATCCCTCAGCCAGCACCACCGTCCTCATCAACAGCAAAATCCcctgaggagatgaggaagctctTTATCGACAGAGCAAAGAAGATCGACACCATATCCCGAGCTGGCTTCCCTCtggctttcctgtttttcaacattttctaCTGGGTGCTTTACAAAATCCTCAGACGCGAGGATGTACACCAGCAATGAGACTAAACAAACATCAGAACAGCGACAGAGCATTTCGCAAAATGTCGCGGTGATACAAGCAGGTCAGGAGTGAACCTGTGTGCAGAGAACTTGGCTGTGCTTAAAACTACACCCTGAGAAGACACTTAGAACACTATGCAAAGCCAAATGAGAGAAATGTCAATTATATCTTTAGGCCTAATATTTGAGGTGTTCCAGTCATTATGAGGAACACACATCTGGACCAATACCAGCTACAGTGACTTGTGTATCTCACAGCTTTACTGTCAGTGTTCTCTGTAATGTTACTACACACCACTTGCAAttgtattcattaaaataacacGCTTCATACATTCCCACAGGAGTTTGTATAGTACAGTAGCACTATTTATACCCTTTATGGTATAGATAGcaatgtaaaggagaatgtTTGTTTGTCATAATGACAGACATTTCCAGAAAGTTCCTATTTTCTTCACATACCACATGTAAAACACACGCCACCATTTTGATCTTCAGTGGTTCAAAAGGCAGCATTTCTTATTGCAGTAGGGGTTGACTTCTGTTCACTGTATTGTTTAGAAAGTATTTGTGATGACTTCCCTGtttgctgatttatttttcagccaAATCAAGTTTTTACGTTTACAAATCAGGTAGTATTATTCTTTGTAGTTTGTAAGTTATTCTTTCAAAGACTGAGTCTGCTCCTGTTCTTGATGCTGGACAGTCTGCTATTTGCACACGTTTCTAGTCAAAGAAATGTATACTTTATCCATTTAGTATTGCTCTATGGGAACGCCATCAGGTAACAgactgtttaattttttgtcaGGGTTATTTCACATCATGCAGCTGTATGTACAGTCTTTCAGATACATCTAAGAAATCAAATTGTTAACCAGATAACCAGAAAAGAGTAGATTCTCTCTCACAAATGAGTGATCACATTCAAAGTGATTCAAACAAATTTGtgaactgtttctgttttatttttacctaTGAGGAGCAGAACAAGAATACAACAATGCCTTGCTTTTGCTCAGTATACCCTCTATTGGAGCTGCTTGGGCTATTTCTTCAGATGAAAGCATGTCGTCTTCACCTTACATTTGAAGAGCACATATTTTTGGCAGAGAATGTGTACTTTATAATGGGGCATATCTATTATTTATGTCTGTTCCCTGTCTTTACCTGCCAGGTTACAATATTCTGTTTCCTTGAGTTTATTAATGCTAAAAAATATCACCCATGTCACATACATGTTACTGTGTGTAAGAGATCCTACATTTAGATACACGCATTGCTTCTCATATTCCATTATGGTTTTGTTATTGAGagtgaataatgaatttaaagaCCTGCATAGTATATGGTTAATTACATGTCACCTTTGAGTGATCATTGAATTTATGAGTAAAAACAATACTGATGTCACCATCTAATCCACACttcattaataaatgattatattcaatagctgtaaatattttataactgtAAAATATCTTTAAGAGAAGATTCCGAAAGATGTAGATGaggaatttaaaatg includes:
- the LOC118793619 gene encoding glycine receptor subunit alpha-3-like — protein: MTQVPHSVTCFFFSLVASKEPDNPRGRANPMSPSDFLDKLMGRTSGYDARIRPNFKGPPVNVSCNIFINSFGSIAETTMDYRVNIFLRQQWNDPRLAYSEYPDDSLDLDPSMLDSIWKPDLFFANEKGAHFHEVTTDNKLLRIFKNGNVLYSIRLTLTLSCPMDLKNFPMDVQTCIMQLESFGYTMNDLIFEWQKNGPVQVAEGLTLPQFILKDESDLRYCTKHYNTGKFTCIEVRFHLERQMGYYLIQMYIPSLLIVILSWVSFWINMDAAPARVALGITTVLTMTTQSSGSRTSLPKVSYVKAIDIWMAVCLLFVFSALLEYAAVNFVSRQHKELLKFHRKRKKNKHVDVVLDRNESIDSLHRSSGMRSAEPMYGSLGQISSANCREEDIRESRLSFSASAGTPCNTGKDGIIPKAPNSIPQPAPPSSSTAKSPEEMRKLFIDRAKKIDTISRAGFPLAFLFFNIFYWVLYKILRREDVHQQ